From the Musa acuminata AAA Group cultivar baxijiao chromosome BXJ1-2, Cavendish_Baxijiao_AAA, whole genome shotgun sequence genome, one window contains:
- the LOC135596191 gene encoding DNA repair RAD52-like protein 1, mitochondrial gives MMGRAVIVATKPKRLKSEPKPFRPETSGRGVMASFARNRFLLSRSYASVAAKSNLAKQSPPFEPAPAAAMVKEGEEVPAPVIGRPLSDILRELNKKVPESLIRTRTEDGFTIRYIPWHFVNRILNLHAPEWSGEVRSIVYSADGKSVSVVYRVTLYGTDAEVHREATGTASTTDTEFGDPLQKAEAMAFRRACARLGLGLYLYHEDML, from the exons ATGATGGGCCGAGCCGTCATTGTGGCCACGAAGCCGAAGCGTCTTAAAAGCGAACCAAAACCCTTCCGCCCCGAAACCAGCGGCCGCGGCGTCATGGCAAGCTTTGCGCGAAACCGCTTCCTCCTCTCCCGCTCCTATGCCTCCGTGGCGGCCAAGTCGAACTTGGCGAAGCAGAGCCCTCCCTTCGAGCCGGCGCCGGCTGCTGCGATGGTGAAGGAGGGAGAGGAGGTCCCCGCGCCGGTCATCGGCCGGCCCCTCTCGGATATCCTCAGAGAGCTCAACAAGAAGGTTCCCGAGTCACTCATCAGGACCCGAACCGAGGACGGCTTCACCATAAGATACATTCCTTG GCATTTCGTCAATCGAATTCTGAATTTACATGCTCCTG AATGGTCTGGCGAGGTCCGAAGCATTGTTTATTCAGCTGATGGAAAGTCGGTCTCTGTTGTTTATCGTGTAACTCTATATGGAACTGATGCAGAG GTTCATAGAGAAGCTACTGGAACAGCTTCGACCACGGATACGGAGTTTGGAGACCCGCTGCAGAAGGCAGAAGCAATGGCATTCCGGCGAGCATGTGCACGCCTTGGGCTTGGACTTTATCTTTACCATGAAGATATGTTATAA
- the LOC135596188 gene encoding pentatricopeptide repeat-containing protein At1g10270-like, which yields MSFYRHLLLLRSLRAAPDRCRPLLFGALSAPSRPFAFSSAEEAAAERRRRKRRLRIEPPLHALRRDPNAPRPPRDPNAPRLPDSTSALVGPRLNLHNRVQSLIRAGDLDAASSTARHAVFSSVRPTVFTCNAITASMLRAGRLDDVVALFSFFFNQSNIVPNVVSYNILINAHCNAGRVDVALDVYRHVLDNAPFSPSYVTYRHLTKGLVDADRIQEAIDLLREMLNRGHGADSIVYNTLMAGFIDRGNMEKALELFDELRERCLVYDGVVHSTLMEAYFKRGMDKEAMESYQSLLDRQFKMTPVTCNTLIETLLKHDKLAEANKMFENMLENHTPPSFTAINTDTYNLMVNQRFKEGKILEAIEVFHRQPKKPCIMDVSCFNNIIGKLCENGLLSEAEKLFEEMPEKSVNPDATTYQFLVDACFREGRTDDALEYFKKTIESSGGSPGFRVVVGFYNMMFEGLVKAGRTNQALETFGKMWERGLKPNRTSYEVLVTQLCKEGNLDGGRELLEQMLRSQINASPEFTAFVFDTFGNAGRSQEIQGLFAGNSGNVASQTEQVAVMN from the coding sequence ATGTCTTTCtaccgccacctcctcctcctccgctcccTCCGCGCGGCCCCCGACCGCTGCCGTCCCCTGCTGTTCGGCGCCCTCTCCGCTCCCTCCCGCCCCTTCGCCTTCTCCTCCGCCGAGGAGGCGGCGGCCGAGCGTCGCCGCCGCAAGCGCCGCCTCCGCATCGAGCCCCCCCTCCACGCCCTCCGCCGCGACCCCAACGCCCCGCGGCCCCCGCGCGACCCCAACGCCCCTCGCCTCCCGGACTCCACCTCCGCCCTCGTCGGCCCCCGCCTCAATCTTCACAACCGCGTCCAGTCCCTCATCCGCGCCGGCGACCTCGACGCGGCGTCCTCCACCGCCCGCCACGCCGTCTTCTCCTCAGTTCGCCCCACCGTCTTCACCTGCAATGCTATCACCGCCTCCATGCTTCGCGCCGGTCGCCTTGATGATGTCGTCGccctcttttccttcttcttcaatcagTCCAACATCGTCCCTAACGTCGTCTCCTATAACATCCTCATCAACGCCCACTGCAACGCTGGCCGCGTCGACGTCGCCCTCGACGTCTACCGCCACGTCCTCGACAACGCCCCCTTTTCCCCCTCCTACGTCACCTATCGCCACCTCACCAAGGGCCTCGTCGATGCGGACCGTATCCAGGAAGCTATCGACCTACTCCGTGAGATGCTCAACCGCGGCCACGGCGCCGACTCCATCGTCTACAACACCCTCATGGCTGGCTTTATCGACCGTGGGAACATGGAGAAGGCCCTGGAGCTCTTTGATGAGCTCCGTGAGCGCTGCCTGGTCTACGATGGGGTCGTGCACTCGACCCTGATGGAGGCTTACTTCAAGCGTGGGATGGACAAGGAGGCGATGGAGTCGTACCAGTCGCTGCTTGACCGACAGTTCAAGATGACCCCCGTCACCTGCAACACCCTCATCGAGACTTTGCTGAAGCACGATAAGTTGGCCGAGGCCAATAAGATGTTTGAGAATATGCTCGAGAACCACACACCACCCAGCTTCACGGCTATCAACACAGACACTTATAATTTGATGGTGAATCAACGTTTCAAGGAAGGGAAGATCTTGGAAGCCATCGAGGTATTCCACCGGCAGCCCAAGAAACCATGCATAATGGACGTCAGCTGCTTCAATAACATCATTGGGAAGCTCTGTGAGAACGGATTGCTTTCTGAGGCAGAAAAGCTGTTCGAAGAAATGCCTGAAAAGTCAGTCAATCCGGATGCAACCACTTATCAGTTTCTGGTCGATGCATGCTTCAGGGAAGGGAGGACAGACGATGCATTGGAGTACTTCAAGAAGACAATCGAGAGTAGTGGGGGAAGCCCTGGCTTTAGGGTTGTTGTGGGATTCTACAACATGATGTTTGAGGGATTGGTGAAGGCAGGGAGGACCAATCAAGCATTGGAGACTTTTGGGAAGATGTGGGAGAGGGGGCTTAAACCAAATAGAACAAGTTATGAGGTTTTGGTTACTCAACTGTGCAAAGAAGGAAACTTGGATGGAGGACGAGAGTTGTTGGAACAGATGCTAAGAAGCCAGATAAATGCTTCCCCTGAATTCACTGCATTTGTGTTTGATACTTTTGGCAATGCAGGACGAAGTCAGGAGATACAAGGGCTGTTTGCTGGGAACTCAGGCAATGTTGCTTCTCAAACAGAACAGGTAGCAGTTATGAACTAG
- the LOC135596175 gene encoding phospholipase SGR2-like produces the protein MASPEVNTVRECQDEAVPSFSGVTDFNQGEEASPDLLKNTPSNIARLEDAIEQCKGHQKYLAHTRSPSDGEDIRWYFCKVPLAEKELASSVPCTEIVGKSDYFRFSMRDSLALEASFLQREEELLAYWWKEYAECSEGPRGLHVTCDELYIVEEERVGVPVKGGLYEVDLIKRHCFPVYWSGENRRVLRGHWFARKGGVDWLPLREDVAEQLELAYRCRVWHRRTFQPSGQFAARIDLQGTTVGLHALFTGEDDTWEAWLAFGSSGFPFGSGNVVKLRRGFSPSGSVKPTQDELRQQKEEEMDDYCSQVPVGHLVFMVHGIGQRLEKANLVDDVGDFRRIAASLAERHLTPYQRSTQRVLFIPCQWRKGLKLSGEHAVDKITLDGVRGLRVTLSATVHDVLYYMSPIYCQDIIDSVSNQLNRLYAKFLKRNPGYDGKVSIYGHSLGSVLSYDILCHQDCFSAPFSMDTVSLEGVGINIQESEVDPSYWLTESSIPMNSEHNRNKITASKPLACGTVKNSSKSRIYPNVNEGEAGAFSRNGDDFLRNDLQEVFPDNGGMLYPNEKYDNLDHLCFNDKCIDTSFLKQAGEEVNCPSETFCAEANNSTGNLCKSVDSEGGIVKDFRILSENTVDKDKLISMLEEEVESLKLKIAELENAHLPKTYLKHYSENDGTSGTYHGKDKVAESINQSSENSSPGKDDKRKSYTPYVKYTRLNFMVDTFFAVGSPLGVFLALRNVRIGVGRGQGYWQDEKITEEIPSCRQMFNIFHPFDPVAYRVEPLICKEFIDKRPIIIPYHRGGKRLHIGFQEFTEEIAVHSQVMVNQINSLRVKVISVFQLQNKDENGDTAHGTREKERSYGSIMMERLTGDKDGRVDYVLQDKTFRHAYISAIKSHTNYWRDKDTALFILNHLYRDIPEEAPTTEQTNTRHGPESQRPTRLFYEKDIMDEDTPLTFSDSYSIREFSRKAKKVINAS, from the exons AGCTGGCATCTTCAGTTCCTTGTACAGAGATAGTTGGCAAAAGTGATTATTTTCGATTCAGCATGAGAGACTCTCTTGCACTGGAGGCTTCTTTCTTACAG AGGGAGGAAGAGTTACTTGCATATTGGTGGAAAGAATATGCGGAGTGCAGTGAGGGTCCACGTGGACTACATGTGACTTGTGATGAACTGTACATAGTGGAGGAAGAGAGAGTTGGTGTCCCTGTAAAAGGTGGTCTTTATGAG GTAGATTTAATTAAGCGACATTGTTTCCCTGTGTATTGGAGTGGTGAGAACAGGCGTGTGTTAAGAGGTCACTGGTTTGCTCGTAAAGGTGGAGTTGATTGGCTTCCCCTCCGTGAAGATGTTGCAGAACAACTGGAGTTAGCGTACCGTTGTCGA GTCTGGCATCGACGTACATTTCAACCTTCAGGTCAATTTGCTGCTCGTATTGATTTGCAAGGCACAACTGTG GGACTACATGCCCTTTTCACAGGAGAGGATGATACTTGGGAAGCGTGGTTAGCCTTTGGCAGCTCTGGTTTTCCTTTTGGAAGTGGAAATGTGGTTAAACTAAGACGTGGTTTCTCCCCTTCTGGATCTGTGAAGCCAACTCAG GATGAGCTTCGCCAGCAGAAAGAGGAGGAAATGGATGATTATTGTTCTCAG GTGCCAGTTGGTCATCTCGTTTTTATGGTTCATGGTATTGGGCAAAGGTTAGAGAAAGCCAATTTGGTTGATGATGTTGGTGATTTTCGTCGTATAGCAGCAAGTCTAGCTGAGAGGCACTTAACACCATACCAAAGAAGCACCCAGAGGGTTCTTTTTATTCCTTGCCAG TGGAGAAAGGGTTTGAAGCTCAGTGGTGAACATGCTGTTGATAAAATTACCTTGGATGGTGTACGAGGTCTACGAGTAACATTGAGTGCAACAGTTCATGATGTTCTGTACTACATGAGTCCAATTTATTGTCAGGACATTATCGATTCA GTGTCCAACCAATTAAACAGATTATATGCAAAGTTTCTCAAGCGAAACCCTGGCTATGATGGGAAG GTTTCTATATATGGTCACTCATTAGGAAGTGTACTATCCTATGATATACTTTGCCATCAAGATTGTTTCTCTGCACCCTTTTCCATGGATACAGTGTCCCTGGAAGGTGTTGGAATAAATATTCAGGAGTCTGAAGTTGATCCTTCGTATTGGCTAACTGAATCTAGTATCCCCATGAATTCTGAGCATAACAGAAATAAAATAACAGCTTCGAAGCCACTGGCATGTGGAACAGTAAAAAACAGTTCCAAGTCACGGATATATCCCAATGTTAATGAAGGTGAAGCAGGAGCCTTCTCTCGCAATGGAGATGACTTTCTAAGAAATGATCTGCAAGAGGTGTTCCCAGATAATGGTGGCATGCTATATCCTAATGAGAAATATGATAATCTGGACCATCTGTGTTTCAATGATAAGTGTATCGATACATCATTCCTTAAACAAGCTGGTGAAGAAGTAAATTGTCCTTCAGAAACTTTTTGTGCTGAAGCAAATAATTCTACTGGAAATCTGTGCAAAAGTGTTGATTCTGAAGGTGGTATCGTTAAGGATTTCAGGATTCTTTCTGAAAATACAGTTGATAAAGACAAATTAATCTCCATGTTGGAGGAAGAG GTGGAGTCCCTCAAATTGAAAATTGCAGAACTGGAAAATGCTCATCTACCAAAAACTTACTTAAAGCATTACAGTGAGAATGATGGAACCAGTGGAACTTATCATGGCAAAG ACAAAGTGGCTGAATCAATCAATCAGTCTTCTGAAAATTCTTCTCCTGGGAAGGATGACAAAAGAAAGAGTTACACACCTTACGTCAAGTACACTAGGCTTAATTTTATG GTTGATACATTCTTTGCTGTTGGATCACCTCTTGGTGTCTTTCTTGCCCTGCGAAATGTCCGGATAGGAGTAG GCAGGGGGCAAGGTTATTGGCAAGATGAAAAAATAACAGAAGAGATTCCTTCATGTAGACAAATGTTTAACATTTTTCATCCTTTTGATCCTGTAGCATATAG AGTAGAACCGCTTATTTGCAAAGAGTTCATTGACAAGCGACCTATTATTATTCCCTACCATAGGGGTGGGAAAAGGTTGCATATTGGATTTCAG GAATTCACTGAAGAAATAGCTGTGCATTCTCAAGTCATGGTGAATCAGATAAACTCTTTGAGG gtTAAAGTCATCAGTGTGTTTCAATTACAGAACAAGGATGAGAATGGAG ATACTGCACATGGAACTCGAGAAAAAGAAAGATCATATGGTTCCATCATGATGGAAAGGTTGACTGGTGACAAAGATGGTCGTGTTGATTATGTTCTCCAA GATAAAACATTTCGGCATGCATACATATCAGCTATAAAGTCACACAC TAATTATTGGCGTGATAAGGATACTGCACTTTTCATTTTGAACCATTTGTATCGGGATATACCTGAAGAGGCACCAACAACTGAACAGACAAATACTAGACATGGTCCAGAAAGCCAAAGACCTACAAGACTTTTCTATGAGAAGGATATTATGGATGAAGACACCCCATTGACATTCTCTGACAGTTATTCTATTAGGGAATTCTCGAGGAAAGCAAAGAAGGTTATAAATGCAAGTTAA